One Thermoanaerobacter kivui genomic window, GATTTTATCCCTTCCTTGCAATACAAGTTAACCAGAAAAAATGGAGAAAAAGATTCATATTTTACTTTTTATATTAAGGAAGTTCAAGAATACTTAAATATACTCATAAAAAAGATAGAAAACATCAAGGAAGAAAAAAGATTGTTAGAAGAGGAGCTCACCAGAAAAAATTCTGAACTTACAATAAAAAACAGAAATATAACTGAATTGCAAGAATTAGTGAAGCAAATAAGCGAAGAAAAAGCAAAAATCGCCCTTAAAGCGGACAATTATAACACAATGGTAAACAGCTTGTTATTGGAAAACGAAAATCTCAAAAAGCAAATAAAAGACCTTCAAAATAAAATAATACTTCTAAGTAACAAAATTGAAATGCTACAAAATACCAGCACCATTGAAAAAATAAAAAACATATTTAAAAAGCCGGATCAATCTTAAAGAATATTTATCACTTCGTAACCAGAATAAGTTTTTTCTACTTCGTATATTCCTTTATAGGGAATATTTATTCTTTGCAGGATATCTTTTATGACTTTAGTGTATTCTATACCAAACTTTAAAGAATGACTACAACTGTTGGTTATGCTCCTTGGAGTAGGCACAAATTCCACAGGAATGCTATTCTTTTTTAAAATTTTTTCTGTCATCAAGCCGTGTTGATAGGAGTAAAAGACAATCAATCCATATTTCACATTATACCACCTCAAAATCAATATATTCAAAAGTAAAGCAAGTTGATACATATTCCTCTCTCTCCACAAATTACTTAAAGGAATTTTAAAAGAAACATAGAATATATGATTTTGAGGTGGTAATACAAAATGAAAGCAAAATCATTTATAACAATATTGGTAGCAGTAACCGCAATTTTGACAGCGAGTACTGCTAATGCTTCTATCTTTTATTCTTACGAGTATTTTGCAAAAAACATAGTAACTTTTAAAATACCAGCTTATAATTACCAAATTTATAATTATCAAGCAAATAATTTTATAACTTTAAACTATCCAAAATATTACTCTTACGACAACCTAAAAATTCAAAAAAATTTAACTCCTTTTAAAACAACAAATTATAATACCACTGATGTAAATAATGCAGAAAATTTAAAACCGCAGCAAACAACTAATAATTCATTAACAAAAGAAGAAAATACCTTAATAGAATTGATAAACAAAGAAAGAACCAGTCGCAATTTAAAAGCTCTTGAAGTAGACGAGAATCTTTGTAAAGTTGCTAAATTAAAAGCCGAAGACATGAAAGAAAACAATTATTTTTCTCACAATTCGCCCATTTATGCTTCTCCTTTTGACATGATGAAAAAGTTCGGAATAAAGTATTATGCTGCAGGAGAAAATATAGCTTTAAACTCAGATGTTATAAAAGCTCACTATTCTTTAATGAATTCAGACGGGCACAGAGCAAACATTTTGAACCCTTATTATAATAAAATTGGGATAGGAGTAGTAAAAAACAAAGAGGGTAATGGAGTAATAGTCGTTGAACTGTTTATAAAGGAATAAAAAATCCGGGGATTCCCTCCCTGGATTTTTATTCCTTTTCCATAAACACTTTGTAAGCTTTGTAAGCCATATACACATCTACTTTAGAAGACAATTCATAAGGTGCGTGCATGCTTAAAAGAGCAACACCGCAGTCCAAAACTTCCATACCGTAATTTGCTACAAACTGTGCTACAGTTCCGCCGCCCCCCATGTCAACTTTGCCAAGCTCACCAGACTGCCATACCACTCCATTTTCATTAAAAAGCTTTCTTATCTTACCAACAAATTCAGCATTGGCATCGTTAGAACCGCCTTTGCCTCTTGAACCTGTATATTTAGTAATGCAAACACCTTTTCCTAAATAAGCAGAATTTTGTTTTTCGCTAACTTCTGGATAAGTAGGATCAAATGCAGCATTGACATCAGCTGATAAAAGTTCAGAATTAGCCAGCACTCTTCTCAACTTAATATCAGTGCTTCCTTCATATTTTTCCAATATCTCAGCAATAGAATTTTCAAAAAATCTTGATTGCAAACCAGTATTGCCCATACTGCCTATTTCTTCTTTATCTGCAAATATAGCTACAACCGTCTTTTCTGGAACGTCAAGCTCAAGGATAGCTCGTAAAGTTGTATATGCACAAACTCTATCATCTTGACCGTAAGCTCCAATCATGCTTCTGTCAAAGCCTATATCGCGAGGTTTATAAGCAGGAACCAGTTCCAGTTCTGCACTTAAAAAATCTTCTTCTACTATGCCGTATTTTTCATTTAAATACTTTAAAATATTGGGTTTGACACTCACTTCTTCAGAAAGGGGAATGCTCCCTATTACAGCGTTTAACGCCTCTCCTGTTATGGCCTCTCCCACTTTTTTCTCCAGCTGGTCTTTTCCAAGGTGAGGCAGCAAATCTGTTATGTAGAGAACCGGATCATTTTCATCTTCCCCTACTACGATGTTTATTTTTTCTCCATTTGCTTTTACAATTACTCCGTGAAGTGCTAAAGGAATAGTTACCCATTGATATTTTTTGATTCCCCCATAATAATGGGTTTTAAATAAAGCTAATCCGCCTTCTTCGTACATGGGATTGGGCTTCAAATCAATTCTAGGAGAATCTATGTGGGCTGCCACAGCTTTTATACCTTTTTGCATTGATTCTTTGCCGATAACAGCCAAAACTACTGACTTGCCTTTGTTGTTGTAATACACCTTGCTGCCTGGTTTTAAATTGGTGACTTGCTCAATATTGATGAACCCTTTTTTCTCAGCCATTTCTATTATTTTGTCAGTAGTTTCTCTTTCGGTCTTACATTCCGCCATAAAAGCCTTGTATTCTTCCGCAAATTGATAAACTTTTTCCTTTTCTTCCTCTGAAAGTTTTGTCCAAGCATCTACGTTTTTGTAGCCCAAGCGCTTCTCGATTTCTTTCAAATCTTTTTCTTCCATAAAATTACCCCCCCGTTTTTTTGTCAATAACACCGAAAACTGCACCTTGTGAATACATTTTCAGTGTTATTCAATATTTATTTTCTCAATTATACCTAAAATATATGATATGCTTTTTTTGTATAAAAGTCAAATTTAACGACGTTAAAATCAATTTTGTAAAATTATCAGTTTGTTGCCAAACCTTTTTGATATGTAATAAGATACTTCCGCAATGCACTTTACGCATAAAAGCGGAGACTTTTTAAATGTGACTTTGTTTATAGTCTGTCAATTTTGTAAAATTGTTCCATTTTTTAGCATATATATGGCCGCTTTAGTCCTATCTTTTACATCCAATTTTTTGAAAATATTGTAAACGTGATTTTTTACTGTTTTTTCGCTCAAAAATAATTTTTGGGCAATTTCTTTATTGCTATAGCCTTTTGAAATGAGCGTAAGAATTTCTATCTCTCTTGCCGTTAGTTCTTTCTTCAAATTTTCGTGGTCTACATTATCTATTTCTTCCATTAAAGAAGGATGAATGTAAACTCCTCCATTGTAGATGATTCTTATTGCTTTTATGAGGTCGTCATATTCAGCATCTTTCAATATGTACCCTTCTACTCCCAGTTTAAGCGCTTCCACCAAATATTCCCTATCGTTATATATCGTCAAAAACAAAATCTTTGTTTGATGTTTTTCTTCTTTCAGCATTTTAGCTGCCTTTATACCATTGATTATTGGCATATTTACATCCATAAGAACCAAATCTGGTTTCAACTCTTTTGTAAGCTTATACGCCTCTTCCCCATTAGAAGCTTGCGAGATGACCTTTATGTCTTTTTCCATTTCAATAAGCTGAACTAACCCTTTTCGTATTAAGGCATGGTCATCAGCCACCAATAACTTGATCATCTTCAACACCCCTTATAGGTATAGAAATGTAAATTTGAGTTCCTTTATTTTTAAAGCTGCTTATCTCAAATTTACCGTTTAAAATCTCTACTCTTTCCTTCATCCCCATCAATCCATATCCCTGTTCCACATTTTCCTTATCAAATCCAATGCCATCATCTTTAATGATTATACTTATAAAGCGCATTCCAAACTCAAATTTTATAGAAGCATGCTCAGCCTTGGAGTGCTTTTTAATATTTGTCAAAGCTTCCTGAACTACTCTAAAACAAGTTATTTCTATTTCAGGACTGAGCCTCTTGTAATCCGACAAAACAGTAAAATCTACAAAAATTCCTGTTTCTTCTGAAAAGTTTTTTATGTACCGTGAAAGTGCAGGAATAAGCCCTAAATCATCAAGAGCAGAAGGTCTTAAATCATAAATTATTTTTCTGACTTCTTTTAAAGACTGCTGAACAATGTCTTTTAAATTTTTAAGCTCAATTTTTGCCTGTTCAATATCTTTAGCTATCAATTTCTCGCAAAGCTCAGATTTTAATAACACATTTGCCATCGCTTGAGCGGGACCATCGTGAATTTCTCTTGCGATCCTTTTGCGTTCTTCTTCTTGCGCTTCAATAATTTTTATGCTCAAGGTTTGTTTATCTTTAAGTTGTTCAAGTTGAGTATTCATCTCTTTTAAATCGCTGTTCAAGTATGTGAGAGCTATGCTAATTTGTGATGCAAGTTTTTCCGCTTTCTCAACAATAGTCTTATTGTCAACAAGCTTTCTTTCCAGTTCGTTTCTCTTTTCTATTAACTCTTTTTCTTCTCGCCTTTTCAAGGCTAACTCTATTTGAGCTTCTTTTGCTTCCTCATAGGCCTCTTTTATCGCCTGTTCAGAGAGGTGCCCAAATTGTTTGCTTACAAAAGCCAGTTTTAATCTGCTCTTTTTTTCTTTTCTTTCGCACAGCTCCACTTCTTTTATGACATTTATCACTTGAATTTTTAATTCCTCCAGTTGTGCCTCCAACTTCCTTACTTCTTCTTTTGCCTTTTCCAAAATATCGAAAATTTGCTCTTTGCTACTTTCTATTACTTCAATAGTTTTTTCGACTATGTTATCCAGCCTTTTTTTGTAAGTAAATTCTGCGTTGGTATTCATCACAATTCACCTCTTTGAGCACCATCTCTTTAATAATTCGATAAAAAATGAAAAATTCCTGCATTTTAAAGAAAAAATTGCTATTCTAAAGAAAAAAAGAAAAAAATACCCTTACGGGTACTTTATGCTTTCTAATAAAATGGTGGAGATGAGGAGATTCGAACTCCTGACCCCCTGCTTGCAAGGCAGGTGCTCTCCCAACTGAGCTACACCCCCACTTATCACACGCTTTTTATTATATCACATTATGATAAAATTTCAATAGTTATTTTTGTATATTTATTTTTGAACCTGATTCTGAAGGCACTGGTACAGTATACTTATCTCCATTTACGTCCACATAACTATTTGGCACATCTCCTACTATTATGCTTTCGGCTATAGGCATGTGAAGAGTAACGGTTATTTTATCTGATGCGAGAGGTGCAATTATCCTTATAGTAGTCTGTATGTCTAAATATATCCTATGTCTCGTCTGATTTATGCCAGCTGGTTCAAATTGTGAACTAAAATCCACATCCACCGCTCCTACTGGCAAAAGCCCTACTTTTATCTTAGGTCCTGCATTAGCAAACAAATCTGTAGAAAAAACTGAACCTAAAGGAATTTTGGCGTACAAAGGGCCCAAATTATTGAGATTTTCTTTTACTTCTTTAGTAACCTTTGAAGCTAAAAGGTTCATCTCTATGGTATTCGCCTGTAGCATAGATATTTTTCCATTATTGTCTGTTCTTACATAAATTAAGTCCTTGTATTCTATTCCTTTTAGCACTTTCTCATTTATGGCATTATTTATGGTATTTACTGCTGTTTCTCTGGCTAAAGTATCACTCACCGCTATAATTGCCGGTTTTAACCTATATTCTGTAAAATAGTAGAAAATTAATAATACAATAGCTGCATAAAGTAAATATATGTAAAACGAATTAGTCCGCCTTGAGCCCCACTTTTTCCTTCTCAATAAAAACACCTCCCCTACATTTTATGTTAGAGGAAGTGTTTTGGTTACTCATTTTTTATCATTTTATAAAAGTCATGTTCTGTCATCACAGAAATCCCATGTTTCCTCAACACTCTTGTGGTTATCCCATCTCCTTCAATCAAATTTCCAGAAAAAGTTCCATCATAAATTTTGCCACAACCACAAGAAGGACTTTTGGCTTTAAAAATAGCTTGTGTTATACCGTACATTTTAGCTATTTTTAAGGTTTCGTAGGCTCCTCTGTAAAAATTCTCTGTTACTTCCTTGCCTTCAATGTCAAATACTTTGTCCCCTCTTATTTCGGAAGGCAATCGAGGAGTTGGAAGCCCCCCTAACTGCTCTGGACATACCAAGATAGCCTTGCCTTCTCCCACCAATTTTTTTATCTCTTCTTTTAAGTTGTTTCCTCCATCGTATTTGCAATTTATGCCTGCAAGACACGCACTGACAAGGTACATAATCATCCCCTACTTTTCACTCAATTCCACTATTGTAACTCCGTCGCCACCTTCACCGTATTTGCCTAATCTAAAAGACTTGACATATTTGTTTCCCCGCAAAAATTGAAATATTCCAGCCCTTAATGTCCCTGTACCTCTTCCATGAATTATTGTAACTTGCTTGAGTCCCGCTAAATAAGCATCATCTATGTATTTCTCAACTTCTATTAAGGCATCATCTAAATTTTTCCCTCTCAAATCTATTGAAGTACTTACAGTCTGAGACTTTTCGTTTATAAACCTGCTGTAACCTTTTTTAGCTTCCTCTTCTTGCGAGTCCTCCACAATTCTCAAATTGCTTATATGAACATTCATCTTCAAAATTCCTGCTTGCACTTCTACATTTCCGGATTTATCGGGAGGAGACAATACTATCCCATTCTGGTCAAGAGGTACTATATACACAGTTTGCCCTTCCTTTACTCTGTCAGGAATCTTACTGTAAGTAATCTCTTTGGGGGTGGAAATCTCACGCTCTAATTCCTCCATATTTTTCTTTATTTTTTCTCTCACAGTTTGTATAATTCTGTCTTTGCTTTCCGCTTTTTCTGCTTCTTTTATTTTATCAATTATTTCATCAGCAGTAGCTTTGGCATCTTGTATTATTTTTCGTGCTTTTTCTTTTGCATTGTTTATTATTTTATCTTTCTCTGCTTGTAATTTTTTCTTCTCCTTTTCCAACTCTTCTTTTAAAGCCTCTATATCTCTTTTTAAAACTGCTATTTCGTGGTTTGCTCTCTCTAACTCTTTTCTTTTGGTCTCAAGGTCTGTTATTATATCCTCAAATTTTAAAGCTTCTCCTGATATATATCTTCTGGCATTCTCTATAATTTCTTCTGTAAGCCCTAGCCTTTTAGATATTTCAAAGGCGTTACTTTTACCCGGAAGCCCTATCAAAAGCCTGTAGGTGGGTTTTAACGTTTCAACGTCAAATTCAACACTGGCGTTTTCCACTCCTTCAGTCTTTAATGCGTACTGCTTTAGCTCGCTGTAATGGGTAGTAGCTATGGTCTTTGCGCCAATTTTATGCAGCGTATCAAGAATGCTCATAGCTAAAGCCGCACCTTCGACAGGGTCAGTCCCTGCCCCCAACTCATCCATCAGCACGAGACAATTTTTGTTAACTTTTTTGAGAATACTTACAATGTTTGTCATGTGAGAAGAAAAAGTGCTTAAGCTTTGCTCAATACTTTGCTCATCCCCTATATCTACAAAAACCTCCTCAAAGACAGATACCTGCGATTTTTCTTCTGCAGGAATATTAAGCCCTGCCATAGTCATGAGAGTCAAAAGCCCCACTGTTTTTAAAGTGACAGTTTTGCCGCCAGTGTTTGGTCCAGTTATAACAAGTGTATTAAACTGGTCCCCAATGTGTATGTCTATTGGCACTACTGTATCCGGACTTATGAGAGGATGCCTTGCTTTTTTTAAATTTATATATCCCATTGTGTTTATTTCTGGCCTTGTGGCATTTAACTTCAAAGAATACTTGGCTTTCGCAAAAATAAAATCTAACTCAGCAAGTACTTCTATGTCATTATACAAAGTTTTAGCATTTTCCTTAACATCTTGTGATAATTCTTGAAGTATCCGCTGTATTTCTTGTTGTTCTTTTATCTCCAACTGCCTCAGCTCGTTGTTTAAATCGACTACTTGCATAGGTTCAATAAAAAGAGTAGCTCCACTGGAAGATTGGTCATGGACAATTCCTTTAAAAACACCCCGGTATTCATGTTTTACCGGTACAACGTATCTACCCTGTCTTATCGTTATTATAGGCTCTTGAAGCTCTTTTTGTCGGCTGGATATTATTGAATTTAAAGTAGCTTTTATTTTTTCGTTTATGTTCAATTTTTGCCTTCTTAGACTTTTAAGCAAAGGCGATGCATCATCTGCAATTTCCTCCTCTGAAATAATAATACTGTCAATTTTCTTTTCTAATTCTTTAACAGGTATCAATTTTCTGTTGTAGTCTTTCAATCTTAAAAATCTCTCACTATCATCAAGATTTTTAAAATATCCTTTTATACGACTTACTAAACTTAAGACTCTCTTTATCTTTAAAAGCTCTTTGTTGTAAAGTATAGAATCAAGCTCAGCTTTTTTCATAAAGTCCGTCACATCATCAAATTCAAAAGAAATGCCACCATAAGAAGACATAAAAGATACGGCTTCATTTAAAATATCAAGGTCTTTATTTATATCTTCCGCATCTTTTTTTATTTGGATATTTATCGCTTTTTGTTTACCTAACTCTGAATCGCAATAATCTTTAATGAGATTGACTATTTTGTCAAATTCAAGACTTTTTGCAGTTTTATTGTTAATCGCCCTCACCATCACAAAACTCCTCTGTAAAAATGTCCTTTAGTATATTTCCCATGTGGAATTTGAATATTCTCGCCTTCTAACGCTTTTATGTGTAATTTTAAAACCTCTTTTATCTCTTCATCTTCTTCTATTGTATCATTAATTCTCAAAAATGAAAGGCCTGCCTCTTTAAGCTGATTTAAATATTGAACCATGAAGAGCACATCTGAATTGAGTATTTGTATTCTGCAAAAACCGTCATTTTTAAGAGGCATAAGCCTCCCTTTTCTATCTTTGAGAAAATAGTAACCTTCCTCACACCTTTTTTTATCGCACCCTATTGTATTTCTTATAGGGCAGTATTCCATTGTCATGAGAGGAAGCCTTCCATATACCACAGCTTCAAATTTAACATCACTTCTTTTTATAATGTCTTTCATCTGTTCCAATGTAAGCTCATAAGACAAAGTCACAGCATAAGGTTTAAAATATTCCACACTTAGACTGTTAAAGATATTCATTGGATAGTCAATAAACAGTTCAAAATCGTAGTCTTTTGCAATGTGGTAAAGTCCTAGATTAGAAATTAAAACCTTCTTTACATTCAAATATTTAAGAAGGTCCAATTGCATTTTAACATCATTTATTTCCTCTCTCAGTATAGAAGGAAAAGCAGGTATAACAGTTGTATCGAAATTCTGCGCCCATTCCAAAGCCTTTTTAAAAAGGCTTATGTCAAATTTGTAATTGAAATACACGTATTTTATACCTAAATCGCATGCTATTTTTAAATGGTTTATTTTGTCAGTATAAAAAGTCAAAGTCACATCCTTTGTATTTTTGCTTTTGAATTCCGGCAACTCAAAAGGAGTCCTTTTAGTTTCTCTTTTACAAGACTCAATCTTTAACTTTTCTAACGTTTCAATCGCTTTTCTTCGCGTTTCTTTTATATTTTTAACTGACATGTAAAGGCCGTCCTCTACTTCTACATGTATTTTATCAACATAAAAAGGTGTATCATTTATTTGGCTGAGTTTATCAATCAAAAATTTTCTGTCAATAGAAGTTTTTAGAGCCGGTTGTGCTCTCTCTTCACTGCAAGTTTCTACTTGATGCATCCCTTCTTTAACTTTTAAATACAAAGGTTGCGATTTTTTTAATACAGCGTAAACTTCTATAGGAAGTTTTTTAGGTGCTAAGTTTTTTAACTCATTATTCAGCAGTACATCATAAGTTTTATTTAATATATCTCCTTTTTGAACAAAAAATTTTAAAGGTATTTCGATTATATCACCAGCGTAAGCCCTATCTACAGTTTTGCCATTCTTTATTATTACATCTACTTTTTGGCCGTTTTCTCCTTTTATATCAGAAATGCCGTCTCCTTTTGCAATATCCCTAATAAGTTGCAATTTTGCATCCTTTGGTTTTGTTTCAATTACCTTTGCTACAGCAACACCTGTATTTTTGGGAGTGATATAACTCATTTTTGAAGGCTTGTCTTCAAAAAGATATCCCGTTGAAAAACCTCTGTTGAAAATCCTTGACATCTCTTCTATTGCCTTATTGTAGTCAAAATGATCTCCTTTATAAAAACTGTCAATGGCATTTCTGTAAGCTCTCACGACTGATGCGACATACTCAGCGTTTTTCATCCTGCCCTCTATCTTAAAAGAAGAAACACCAGCTTCAACAAGTTGGGGCAAGTATTCTAGTGTACACAAGTCCACCATGCTCAAAAGATGTAAATCCTTTTTTAAAACTTTTCCTTCTTTGTTCACAAGAGAATATTTTAAACGGCAAGGTTGGGCACATTTACCCCTGTTGCCACTTCTTCCGCCTATTAAGCTACTCATAAAACATTGTCCAGAATAACTGACGCAAAGAGCTCCGTGGACAAATACTTCTATTTCAAGAGGAGAATAATTATAAGCTATATGTTTTATCTCTTTTAAAGTAAGCTCTCTTGACAAAATTACACGCGAAATGCCTTGCTCAGCTAATTCTTGGACTCCTTCCAAATTGTGAACTGTCATCTGCGTGCTGGCATGAACTTTTAAATCGGGATAATATTCTTTTAAAAGCTTTAACACTCCTATATCTTGGACAATAACTGCATCAACACCTATTGCATACAAAAAATCCAGATAGTCTACAAGCTCTTTAAACTCTTCATTTAATATAAGGGTATTAACCGTAACATATACTTTGACATCCCTTAAGTGGCAAAACTCCACAGCAGCTTTTAAGGATTTATTGTCAAAATTTACAGCATATGCCCTTGCTCCAAAGTTTTTGCCACCTAAATATACCGCATCACATCCTTCATTTACTGCACTTACTAACGCTTCAAAGTTCCCTGCTGGAGCTAATAACTCAACTTTTTTCATCAAATCACCTTTTATTCCTCTTTATCAAATGTTTCTATAAATTGGCGAAACTCCTCTTGAGTATTTAAAAGTTCTTCTTTGGTTTTTGAAAGTTCATCTTCTAACTGCATTATGTATTGATTTTTTTCATTAATCTCCGCCTTTAATGATAACATTTCTTTTTTGATAGCATTATTCTCCTCTTTTGCTATAAAAAGTTCATCTGCAATATTTAAAGCAGCCAATATCAGCAAATGCTGCTGTGACAACTTTTTATAGCTTTCAGATAACTCTTTAATTACATTATCTACATAATTAGCAAGCTTTATGACATGCTCTTCAGGATAATCAGATTTCAATATGTATTCATTTCCATTTATAGTTACAGTAACTTTATTGAGTTCCACAAAAACATCCCCTTAACTCATTTGTTATTTTATTTACTTCTACATTTAATCAAAATTTCCTGGTTACCAAAACTGTGCAAAACTGTGCAGTTTGGGCAGCTGGGGTATTTGTAGTCCACCCTTCAGACTTTCCCAGCCCCAGCAGGCGGTTTTTGGGAAAGCCATAGCCCCTGCCCCAAGAAGCAGGGACTCGCGCCTTTATGGGTCTCCCCACTTGCCCTGAATTAACAGCTTTTTTAGGGCAGAGAAGTCTCTTGGCACCTTCTCAGGGGAGAGTGGAGTTACCACCGCTACCTTGAGAACTTGCCAGAAATCATGGGCACTAAAACTTGTTCCATCCAGAGGTTTTAGTACCCTTCCTGGCTCACTCTCAAGGCTTTGTAGAAATTCTATTGCTTTATTTATCTCTTTTAAGTGTTTTTTCTTCAACTGCTTGTTCCTGACTGTTTTCTTTACATGCTTTTTTAATTCTTCTAATTCATCTATAGTTAGTGCGTTAAGAAACTTTATATAATTGTCTGGTATCTTTTCTTCTCTGCCTAATCCTCTTCTTGCTATTACATAAGCTGCTGCTATGTCTTTTGTTATCATATACTGCGGCGCATATTTTAACATGCCTATTATTGAGGTGTAAGAAGGATTGACTTCTATTACTTCTATCCCTTCCTTTTTTGCTAAAATTTTTATCTTTTTTAAAAGGGATTTGTAGCTAAAGTTATGTCTTATTCTCCTTGACTTTTTGCCTGAAAAGTCTCCTTTTTCTCCTTTGTTTTTTATGTCTAATTTTTCAATTACTATTGCTTTTCTTTTTTCTTTTGCTATCTTTACTATCTCATGAGCATACTGCCATCTGAAATACTCTCTTTTATCTGAATTG contains:
- a CDS encoding endonuclease MutS2, encoding MVRAINNKTAKSLEFDKIVNLIKDYCDSELGKQKAINIQIKKDAEDINKDLDILNEAVSFMSSYGGISFEFDDVTDFMKKAELDSILYNKELLKIKRVLSLVSRIKGYFKNLDDSERFLRLKDYNRKLIPVKELEKKIDSIIISEEEIADDASPLLKSLRRQKLNINEKIKATLNSIISSRQKELQEPIITIRQGRYVVPVKHEYRGVFKGIVHDQSSSGATLFIEPMQVVDLNNELRQLEIKEQQEIQRILQELSQDVKENAKTLYNDIEVLAELDFIFAKAKYSLKLNATRPEINTMGYINLKKARHPLISPDTVVPIDIHIGDQFNTLVITGPNTGGKTVTLKTVGLLTLMTMAGLNIPAEEKSQVSVFEEVFVDIGDEQSIEQSLSTFSSHMTNIVSILKKVNKNCLVLMDELGAGTDPVEGAALAMSILDTLHKIGAKTIATTHYSELKQYALKTEGVENASVEFDVETLKPTYRLLIGLPGKSNAFEISKRLGLTEEIIENARRYISGEALKFEDIITDLETKRKELERANHEIAVLKRDIEALKEELEKEKKKLQAEKDKIINNAKEKARKIIQDAKATADEIIDKIKEAEKAESKDRIIQTVREKIKKNMEELEREISTPKEITYSKIPDRVKEGQTVYIVPLDQNGIVLSPPDKSGNVEVQAGILKMNVHISNLRIVEDSQEEEAKKGYSRFINEKSQTVSTSIDLRGKNLDDALIEVEKYIDDAYLAGLKQVTIIHGRGTGTLRAGIFQFLRGNKYVKSFRLGKYGEGGDGVTIVELSEK
- a CDS encoding CAP domain-containing protein, with amino-acid sequence MKAKSFITILVAVTAILTASTANASIFYSYEYFAKNIVTFKIPAYNYQIYNYQANNFITLNYPKYYSYDNLKIQKNLTPFKTTNYNTTDVNNAENLKPQQTTNNSLTKEENTLIELINKERTSRNLKALEVDENLCKVAKLKAEDMKENNYFSHNSPIYASPFDMMKKFGIKYYAAGENIALNSDVIKAHYSLMNSDGHRANILNPYYNKIGIGVVKNKEGNGVIVVELFIKE
- a CDS encoding DUF523 domain-containing protein, producing the protein MYLVSACLAGINCKYDGGNNLKEEIKKLVGEGKAILVCPEQLGGLPTPRLPSEIRGDKVFDIEGKEVTENFYRGAYETLKIAKMYGITQAIFKAKSPSCGCGKIYDGTFSGNLIEGDGITTRVLRKHGISVMTEHDFYKMIKNE
- a CDS encoding sensor histidine kinase → MNTNAEFTYKKRLDNIVEKTIEVIESSKEQIFDILEKAKEEVRKLEAQLEELKIQVINVIKEVELCERKEKKSRLKLAFVSKQFGHLSEQAIKEAYEEAKEAQIELALKRREEKELIEKRNELERKLVDNKTIVEKAEKLASQISIALTYLNSDLKEMNTQLEQLKDKQTLSIKIIEAQEEERKRIAREIHDGPAQAMANVLLKSELCEKLIAKDIEQAKIELKNLKDIVQQSLKEVRKIIYDLRPSALDDLGLIPALSRYIKNFSEETGIFVDFTVLSDYKRLSPEIEITCFRVVQEALTNIKKHSKAEHASIKFEFGMRFISIIIKDDGIGFDKENVEQGYGLMGMKERVEILNGKFEISSFKNKGTQIYISIPIRGVEDDQVIGG
- a CDS encoding aminopeptidase produces the protein MEEKDLKEIEKRLGYKNVDAWTKLSEEEKEKVYQFAEEYKAFMAECKTERETTDKIIEMAEKKGFINIEQVTNLKPGSKVYYNNKGKSVVLAVIGKESMQKGIKAVAAHIDSPRIDLKPNPMYEEGGLALFKTHYYGGIKKYQWVTIPLALHGVIVKANGEKINIVVGEDENDPVLYITDLLPHLGKDQLEKKVGEAITGEALNAVIGSIPLSEEVSVKPNILKYLNEKYGIVEEDFLSAELELVPAYKPRDIGFDRSMIGAYGQDDRVCAYTTLRAILELDVPEKTVVAIFADKEEIGSMGNTGLQSRFFENSIAEILEKYEGSTDIKLRRVLANSELLSADVNAAFDPTYPEVSEKQNSAYLGKGVCITKYTGSRGKGGSNDANAEFVGKIRKLFNENGVVWQSGELGKVDMGGGGTVAQFVANYGMEVLDCGVALLSMHAPYELSSKVDVYMAYKAYKVFMEKE
- the yunB gene encoding sporulation protein YunB; this encodes MRRKKWGSRRTNSFYIYLLYAAIVLLIFYYFTEYRLKPAIIAVSDTLARETAVNTINNAINEKVLKGIEYKDLIYVRTDNNGKISMLQANTIEMNLLASKVTKEVKENLNNLGPLYAKIPLGSVFSTDLFANAGPKIKVGLLPVGAVDVDFSSQFEPAGINQTRHRIYLDIQTTIRIIAPLASDKITVTLHMPIAESIIVGDVPNSYVDVNGDKYTVPVPSESGSKINIQK
- a CDS encoding DUF3343 domain-containing protein, with amino-acid sequence MKYGLIVFYSYQHGLMTEKILKKNSIPVEFVPTPRSITNSCSHSLKFGIEYTKVIKDILQRINIPYKGIYEVEKTYSGYEVINIL
- a CDS encoding response regulator — translated: MIKLLVADDHALIRKGLVQLIEMEKDIKVISQASNGEEAYKLTKELKPDLVLMDVNMPIINGIKAAKMLKEEKHQTKILFLTIYNDREYLVEALKLGVEGYILKDAEYDDLIKAIRIIYNGGVYIHPSLMEEIDNVDHENLKKELTAREIEILTLISKGYSNKEIAQKLFLSEKTVKNHVYNIFKKLDVKDRTKAAIYMLKNGTILQN